One part of the Sphingopyxis sp. PAMC25046 genome encodes these proteins:
- a CDS encoding PQQ-dependent dehydrogenase, methanol/ethanol family, which produces MAKRVWTAALLGCAALALASCNASKNESLSGGSLDAAEKASETLLKTGGSGDDWGAIGYSYDEQRFSPLTDINDKNVGELGIAWFADLDDARGQEATPVVVDGVMYVTHAWSKVSAWDAATGKSLWKFDPEVPGERAVSACCDVVNRGVAVWGDKVIFATLDGRLIALDRKTGTQIWSTQTFDKRKPYTITGAPRVVKDMVLIGNGGAEFGVRGYVTAYDADTGKERWRFYTAPNPTKAKDGAASDDIFASKGNATWSDEGEWQTSGGGGTVWDAIVYDKDLDQVYLGVGNGNPWNHGTRSNGEGDNWFLSSIVALDASTGAYKWHYQETPAETWDYTATQPIILAEQAVDGKPTKVLYHAPKNGFFFTIDRTNGKLIDAKPFVDGINWATGYDMATGRPVENPEARFYKTGKPFIAIPGALGAHNWHPMSYNPATGLVYIPAQQIPQGYLADMNELDRRKVLGFNVGTSLTGTLLPDDKAAFRAAVAATTGRLVAFDPRTGKVAWGVDYPAAWNGGTMTTAGNLVFQGTSTGRFRAYAADTGKQLLDLDMQSGIVSAPSTFRVGGVQYVAFQTSKGGAFPLVAGVAGGVTRKVPNIPRLVVMKIDGTVKLPAAPASAALAWNPPPQFGTPAQVAVGKAHFGRYCIVCHGDSAIGNGFTPDLRVSGTLASADAWKSVIIGGALKDRGMVSFANVLSPTDAEALRAYVIDRSNWTKANLPDASAPMGR; this is translated from the coding sequence ATGGCGAAACGGGTCTGGACGGCCGCGCTGCTGGGCTGCGCGGCACTGGCATTGGCTTCATGCAACGCATCGAAGAATGAGAGCCTGTCGGGCGGATCGCTCGACGCGGCCGAAAAAGCCAGCGAGACCCTGCTCAAGACCGGCGGCAGCGGCGATGACTGGGGCGCCATCGGCTATAGCTATGACGAGCAACGCTTCAGCCCGCTGACCGACATCAACGACAAGAATGTGGGCGAGCTCGGCATCGCCTGGTTCGCCGACCTCGACGATGCGCGCGGGCAGGAAGCGACGCCCGTCGTCGTCGACGGCGTCATGTACGTCACCCACGCATGGTCGAAAGTCAGCGCGTGGGACGCCGCGACCGGCAAATCGCTGTGGAAATTCGACCCCGAGGTGCCCGGTGAGCGCGCGGTTTCGGCTTGCTGCGACGTCGTCAATCGCGGCGTTGCCGTCTGGGGCGACAAGGTCATCTTTGCGACGCTCGACGGCCGGCTGATCGCGCTCGACCGCAAGACCGGCACGCAAATCTGGTCGACGCAGACCTTCGACAAGCGCAAGCCCTATACGATCACCGGCGCGCCACGCGTCGTGAAGGACATGGTTCTGATCGGCAACGGCGGCGCCGAATTCGGCGTGCGCGGCTATGTCACCGCCTACGACGCCGACACCGGCAAGGAGCGCTGGCGCTTCTACACCGCGCCGAACCCGACCAAGGCGAAGGACGGCGCTGCCTCCGACGACATCTTCGCGAGCAAGGGCAATGCGACCTGGTCCGACGAGGGCGAGTGGCAGACCTCGGGCGGCGGCGGCACCGTGTGGGACGCGATCGTCTATGACAAGGATCTCGACCAGGTCTATTTGGGCGTCGGCAATGGCAATCCCTGGAACCATGGCACGCGCTCGAACGGCGAGGGCGACAACTGGTTCCTCTCCTCGATCGTCGCGCTCGACGCATCGACCGGTGCCTACAAATGGCATTATCAAGAGACCCCGGCAGAGACGTGGGACTATACCGCAACCCAGCCGATCATCCTCGCCGAGCAGGCGGTGGACGGCAAGCCGACCAAGGTGCTGTACCATGCGCCCAAGAACGGCTTCTTCTTCACGATCGACCGTACGAACGGCAAGCTGATCGATGCCAAACCCTTCGTCGACGGGATCAACTGGGCCACCGGCTACGACATGGCGACCGGTCGCCCGGTCGAGAATCCCGAGGCGCGCTTCTACAAGACCGGCAAGCCTTTCATCGCGATCCCCGGCGCACTCGGTGCGCACAACTGGCATCCGATGAGCTACAACCCCGCGACGGGGCTCGTCTATATCCCGGCACAACAGATCCCGCAGGGCTATCTCGCCGACATGAACGAACTCGATCGCCGCAAGGTGCTCGGCTTCAACGTCGGCACCTCGCTCACCGGGACGCTGCTGCCCGATGACAAGGCGGCGTTCCGCGCCGCGGTCGCGGCCACGACCGGCCGCCTCGTCGCCTTCGACCCGCGCACGGGCAAGGTCGCGTGGGGCGTCGACTATCCCGCGGCGTGGAACGGCGGCACGATGACGACCGCGGGCAATCTCGTTTTCCAGGGGACGAGCACCGGTCGCTTCCGTGCCTATGCCGCCGACACCGGCAAGCAATTGCTCGACCTCGACATGCAGTCGGGGATCGTCAGCGCGCCCTCGACCTTCCGCGTCGGCGGCGTCCAATATGTCGCCTTCCAGACGAGCAAGGGCGGCGCCTTTCCGCTCGTCGCCGGGGTTGCGGGCGGTGTGACGCGCAAGGTGCCCAATATCCCCCGCCTCGTCGTAATGAAGATCGACGGGACGGTAAAACTCCCCGCCGCGCCCGCCTCGGCGGCGCTCGCCTGGAACCCGCCGCCGCAGTTCGGCACGCCCGCTCAAGTCGCGGTGGGCAAGGCGCATTTCGGGCGCTATTGTATCGTCTGTCACGGCGACAGCGCGATCGGCAACGGCTTCACCCCCGACCTGCGCGTCTCGGGCACGCTGGCCAGCGCCGATGCGTGGAAATCGGTCATCATCGGCGGGGCACTCAAGGACCGCGGCATGGTGAGCTTCGCCAACGTGCTGAGCCCCACCG
- the map gene encoding type I methionyl aminopeptidase translates to MYDYVTVTADEASAPARVRDGTIKLHDEAGFAGMRKAGRLSAEILDALVPFVQPGVTTAEIDDLVRTMMLDGGGIPATLGYRGFTHSCCTSINHVVCHGIPDDKPVREGDIVNIDVTSIVDGWHGDTSRMYLVGDVGVKAKRLVEVTYECLMLGIEQAKPGNRMGDVAHAIQTHAEKHRYSVVRDFCGHGLGQMFHDAPEVVHAGRPGTGPELRPGMFFTIEPMINTGKYAVKMLSDGWTAVTRDRSLSAQFEHSIGITETGCEIFTASPKGLNAPPWQ, encoded by the coding sequence ATGTACGACTATGTCACCGTAACCGCCGACGAAGCATCGGCGCCCGCCCGCGTTCGCGATGGCACGATCAAGCTCCACGACGAGGCGGGCTTTGCCGGGATGCGCAAGGCGGGCCGCCTTTCGGCCGAAATCCTCGACGCGCTCGTTCCCTTCGTTCAGCCCGGCGTGACCACGGCCGAAATCGACGACCTCGTCCGCACGATGATGCTCGATGGCGGCGGCATTCCCGCGACATTGGGCTACCGCGGTTTCACACATAGCTGCTGCACCAGCATCAACCATGTCGTCTGCCACGGCATTCCCGACGACAAGCCGGTGCGCGAGGGCGATATCGTCAACATCGACGTCACGAGCATCGTCGACGGCTGGCACGGCGATACCAGTCGCATGTATCTGGTCGGCGACGTGGGCGTAAAGGCGAAGCGCCTCGTCGAAGTCACTTACGAATGCCTGATGCTCGGCATCGAGCAGGCGAAGCCCGGCAACCGCATGGGCGACGTCGCGCACGCGATCCAGACCCACGCCGAAAAGCATCGCTATTCGGTCGTCCGCGATTTCTGCGGCCACGGCCTCGGCCAGATGTTCCACGACGCGCCCGAAGTGGTCCACGCCGGCCGCCCCGGCACGGGCCCCGAACTCCGCCCCGGCATGTTCTTCACGATCGAGCCGATGATCAACACCGGCAAATATGCGGTGAAGATGCTGAGTGACGGCTGGACCGCGGTCACCCGCGACCGTTCGCTCTCGGCACAGTTCGAACACAGCATCGGCATCACCGAAACCGGCTGCGAAATCTTCACCGCCAGCCCCAAGGGCCTGAACGCGCCGCCCTGGCAGTAA
- the clpA gene encoding ATP-dependent Clp protease ATP-binding subunit ClpA: MPSFSESLEKTLHNALKAASERHHEYATLEHLLFALIDDDHAAEVMRACGVALDDLQSAVVHYLDTELDSLKVEGHSDPSPTSGFQRVVQRAILHVQSSGKDEVTGANVLVALFSERESYAVYFLQQQDLTRLDAVSYLSHGVGKGGKPSPQAEPEEKEETKDKSEGKSKKETALDQFTVNLNEKAKGGKVDPLIGRSAEVDRTIQILCRRSKNNPLYVGDPGVGKTAIAEGLARKIIEGDVPEVLLPAVIYSLDMGALLAGTRYRGDFEERLKQVVTELEGLPHAILFIDEIHTVIGAGATSGGAMDASNLLKPALSGGVIRCIGSTTYKEFRNHFEKDRALLRRFQKIDVIEPSLEDTKKILAGLRSAFEAHHQVRYTPDAINAAVDLSARYINDRKLPDKAIDVIDEVGAMQMLVAPSKRKKTITAKEIEAVIATMARIPPKSVSTDDKATLASLETDLKRVVFGQNTAIEVLSSAIKLSRAGLRDPEKPIGNYLFSGPTGVGKTEVAKQLASIMGIPLQRFDMSEYMERHSVSRLIGAPPGYVGYDQGGLLTDAIDQNPHCVLLLDEIEKAHPDLFNILLQVMDNGRLTDHHGKTVDFRNVILIMTTNAGASDMARESIGFGQSTREDVQEEAVKRMFTPEFRNRLDAIVPFGYLPPEVVARVVDKFILELELQLADRNVHIQLDEAAREWLTGKGYDKLYGARPMGRLIQEKIKQPLAEELLFGKLVHGGEVKVKMKTGEDAHVGNPLAFEITPAAPKAGKGKPKADKAKKAAE; this comes from the coding sequence ATGCCGTCCTTTTCGGAAAGCCTCGAAAAGACCCTCCATAACGCGCTGAAGGCTGCTTCGGAGCGCCATCACGAATATGCGACGCTCGAGCATCTGCTCTTCGCGCTGATCGACGACGATCATGCCGCCGAAGTGATGCGCGCGTGCGGCGTCGCACTCGACGACCTCCAGTCGGCGGTGGTCCATTATCTCGACACCGAACTCGACAGCCTGAAGGTCGAGGGGCACAGCGACCCCTCCCCCACCAGCGGCTTTCAGCGCGTCGTCCAGCGCGCGATCCTGCACGTCCAGTCGTCGGGCAAGGATGAGGTGACTGGCGCCAACGTCCTCGTCGCGCTCTTCTCCGAACGCGAGAGCTATGCCGTCTATTTCCTCCAGCAGCAGGATCTGACGCGCCTCGATGCGGTCTCCTACCTCAGCCACGGCGTCGGCAAGGGCGGCAAGCCTTCGCCGCAGGCCGAGCCCGAGGAAAAGGAAGAGACGAAGGACAAGAGCGAAGGCAAGTCGAAGAAGGAAACCGCGCTCGACCAGTTCACCGTCAACCTCAATGAGAAAGCCAAGGGCGGCAAGGTCGACCCGCTGATCGGCCGCAGCGCCGAGGTCGACCGCACGATCCAGATCCTCTGCCGCCGCAGCAAGAACAACCCGCTCTATGTCGGCGATCCCGGCGTCGGCAAGACCGCGATCGCCGAAGGCCTCGCGCGCAAGATCATCGAAGGCGACGTGCCCGAGGTTCTGCTGCCCGCGGTCATCTATTCGCTCGACATGGGCGCGCTGCTCGCGGGCACGCGCTATCGCGGCGATTTCGAGGAGCGGCTGAAGCAGGTGGTCACCGAACTCGAAGGCCTGCCGCACGCGATCCTGTTCATCGACGAAATCCACACCGTCATCGGCGCGGGCGCGACGTCGGGCGGCGCGATGGACGCTTCGAACCTCTTGAAACCCGCGCTGTCGGGCGGCGTGATCCGCTGTATCGGCTCGACGACCTACAAGGAGTTCCGCAACCATTTCGAAAAGGATCGCGCGCTGCTCCGCCGCTTCCAGAAGATCGACGTGATCGAGCCGAGCCTCGAGGATACCAAGAAAATCCTCGCGGGTCTGCGCAGCGCGTTCGAGGCGCATCATCAGGTGCGCTATACACCCGACGCGATCAACGCCGCGGTCGACCTGTCGGCGCGCTATATCAACGACCGCAAGCTGCCCGACAAGGCGATCGACGTGATCGACGAGGTCGGCGCGATGCAGATGCTCGTCGCCCCGTCGAAGCGCAAAAAGACGATCACCGCGAAGGAGATCGAGGCGGTTATCGCAACAATGGCGCGCATTCCGCCCAAGTCGGTGTCGACCGATGACAAGGCGACGCTCGCCAGCCTCGAGACCGATTTGAAGCGCGTCGTGTTCGGCCAGAACACCGCGATCGAGGTGCTGTCGTCGGCGATCAAGCTGTCGCGCGCGGGCCTCCGCGACCCCGAGAAGCCGATCGGCAACTATCTCTTCTCGGGCCCGACCGGCGTCGGCAAGACCGAGGTCGCGAAGCAGCTCGCGTCGATCATGGGCATCCCGCTCCAGCGTTTCGACATGTCCGAATATATGGAGCGCCATTCGGTCAGCCGCCTGATCGGCGCGCCTCCAGGCTATGTCGGTTACGATCAGGGCGGTCTGCTCACCGATGCGATCGACCAGAACCCGCATTGCGTGCTGCTGCTCGACGAGATCGAAAAGGCGCATCCCGACCTTTTCAACATTCTGTTGCAGGTGATGGATAACGGCCGCCTGACCGACCACCACGGCAAGACGGTCGATTTCCGCAACGTCATCCTGATCATGACGACCAACGCGGGCGCGAGCGACATGGCGCGCGAGTCGATCGGTTTCGGCCAGTCGACGCGCGAGGATGTGCAGGAAGAGGCGGTGAAGCGCATGTTCACCCCCGAATTCCGCAACCGCCTCGATGCGATCGTGCCTTTCGGCTACCTGCCGCCCGAAGTGGTCGCGCGCGTCGTCGACAAGTTCATCCTCGAACTCGAGCTGCAGCTTGCCGACCGCAACGTCCACATCCAGCTCGACGAGGCGGCGCGCGAATGGCTGACCGGCAAGGGCTATGACAAGCTCTATGGCGCGCGTCCGATGGGCCGCCTGATCCAGGAGAAGATCAAGCAGCCGCTTGCCGAGGAACTGCTCTTCGGCAAGCTCGTCCATGGCGGCGAGGTCAAGGTGAAGATGAAGACCGGCGAGGACGCCCATGTCGGCAATCCGCTCGCCTTTGAAATCACCCCCGCCGCGCCCAAGGCCGGCAAGGGCAAACCGAAAGCCGACAAGGCCAAGAAGGCGGCGGAGTAA